From a region of the Bradyrhizobium sp. KBS0727 genome:
- a CDS encoding protein-glutamate O-methyltransferase CheR: MTPPDYEYLRKLLKDHSGLDLSADKQYLIESRLLPLSRKCGLPGISELVQKMKGGSSSLIAQVVEAMTTNETFFFRDKVPFEHFRDSIMPEIMKARANRKSIRIWCAAGSTGQEPYSLAMSLKEMGAALAGWRIEIVATDLSQEVLEKSKAGIYSQFEVQRGLPIQLLVKYFKQNGEFWQIGADVRAMVQHRQLNLLHDFSQLGVFDVIFCRNVLIYFDQDTKINVFGRLAKTMEQDGFLVLGAAETVVGLTDVFKPFPDKRGLYRPTGTRAINAPAATATPKVAAMAGR, encoded by the coding sequence GTGACCCCGCCAGACTATGAGTATCTGCGTAAGCTCCTGAAGGATCATTCCGGTCTCGACCTGTCCGCAGACAAGCAATATCTGATCGAAAGCCGCCTGCTTCCGCTGTCGCGCAAATGCGGCCTGCCTGGCATCAGCGAACTCGTGCAAAAGATGAAGGGTGGCTCGTCCTCCCTGATCGCCCAGGTGGTCGAGGCCATGACCACCAACGAAACCTTTTTCTTCCGCGACAAGGTGCCGTTCGAACACTTCCGCGATTCGATCATGCCCGAGATCATGAAGGCTCGCGCTAATCGCAAGAGTATCCGGATCTGGTGCGCGGCCGGTTCGACCGGCCAGGAGCCGTATTCGCTCGCGATGAGCCTGAAGGAAATGGGCGCGGCGCTTGCCGGATGGCGGATCGAGATCGTTGCGACCGACCTGTCCCAGGAAGTGCTGGAGAAATCCAAGGCGGGCATCTACAGCCAGTTCGAGGTCCAGCGCGGCCTTCCGATCCAGCTGCTTGTGAAATATTTCAAGCAGAACGGCGAGTTCTGGCAGATCGGCGCCGACGTTCGCGCCATGGTTCAGCACCGGCAACTGAACCTGCTGCACGATTTTTCCCAACTCGGGGTATTCGACGTCATCTTCTGCCGCAACGTCCTGATCTATTTCGACCAGGATACCAAGATCAACGTTTTCGGCCGTCTCGCCAAGACGATGGAACAAGATGGCTTCCTGGTGCTGGGTGCGGCGGAAACGGTTGTCGGCTTGACCGATGTGTTCAAGCCGTTTCCGGACAAGCGCGGGCTCTACCGGCCGACCGGCACGCGTGCGATCAACGCACCGGCCGCAACAGCAACGCCAAAGGTCGCGGCGATGGCAGGACGTTGA
- a CDS encoding PAS domain S-box protein, translated as MTLTTRLAIAMIALVAIAVSAVGWLSYRSLEQAVLPRVLDRIETHSRLAANELESQVRTARGDIATFHGLAAVAGLMRARLNGGIDPTDGTTEALWRERLAGRLAAQMPLRPAYSLRFIGVADGHREIVRVDRSGPNDAVRVVPDAELKQVGDAAYFRDTIKLAPNEIYVSPVDLNEENGVIANPHVPTMRIAMPIFAPGGKPFGIVIATADMRPALARVRASVRPGERVYVVDARGNYLVHPDRAREFGSQLGTPTDWRKDFPDLAASIGATKGVAQIVQTEAGRPGGEALAPALLAGSEWTAVIESVPNAVVMAPAQAIQNSSITVGLIAVLCATLLALLIARSLTRPIVQLTKAVEAAARSGTAVIPVDARGETGVLARAFAHVMGEANAKTIALEREVGEHRRTIAARDHHAERERLFSAAVESSNDAIITMSLDGTITGWNSAAGRLFGYSAAEATGQGIALLVPDDRLSEVQDSLRRIGWGESIEQNETVRLRKDGTPIEVSLSISPIKAPSGATIGISKVARDITDSNKTRQVLRQQTEELRRIFETSQDLILVMDARGFLVQISPSCEAILGFRPEEMIGRSGSDFIHPDHLENSREELRAARRGLRSKISDTRCMHKDGRAVWLSWLGTWSEPVKRFFLVGRDMTESRLAQETLRESEQLARGIINSALDAFVQTDERGIIRDWNSQAEVIFGWPRTDMLGKNVFKMIAPDPNQSPVQAGLGHFLESGLEQVARPRREVQARRRDGTEFTAELSITALKTRDGFVFNCFMRDLTDKIAAEDRIRQAEKMEAVGQLTGGIAHDFNNILTVITGTIEILADAVKGEPQLAAITRMIDEAASRGADLTQHLLAFARKQPLEPRETDVNTLIIDTAKLLQRTLGEHVEIESVFEDEVCPALVDPNQLATAILNLALNARDAMPNGGKLIIETGGVVLDENYARTHGDVRPGRYAMIAVSDTGTGIRADLLDKVFNPFFTSKGPGKGTGLGLSMVYGFVKQSAGHIMIYSEEGHGTTIKMYLPPATGTLPAAEPTLAPVMEGGHETILVVEDDKLVRDYVLTQLHSLGYVTLDAANATEALAIANAGRPFDLLFTDVIMPGINGRQLANEISRIKPGLKVLFTSGYTENAIIHHGRLDEGVLLLAKPYRKSDMAIMIRKALAD; from the coding sequence ATGACGCTGACAACCAGGCTTGCCATCGCGATGATTGCTCTGGTCGCGATTGCGGTATCCGCGGTCGGATGGCTGAGCTATCGGAGCCTGGAACAGGCGGTCCTGCCGCGTGTCCTCGACCGGATCGAGACCCATTCGCGGCTGGCCGCCAACGAGCTGGAGTCCCAGGTCCGCACCGCGCGCGGCGACATTGCCACCTTCCATGGGCTGGCGGCGGTGGCGGGATTGATGCGGGCGCGTCTCAATGGCGGGATCGATCCAACCGATGGCACCACCGAGGCGCTCTGGCGCGAACGGCTGGCAGGCCGGTTGGCCGCCCAGATGCCGCTCAGGCCGGCCTATTCGCTCCGCTTCATCGGCGTTGCGGATGGCCACCGGGAAATCGTCCGGGTCGACCGCTCGGGTCCGAACGACGCCGTCCGCGTCGTGCCGGACGCCGAGTTGAAGCAGGTCGGCGATGCGGCGTATTTCCGCGACACGATCAAACTGGCGCCGAATGAAATCTACGTCTCGCCGGTCGATTTGAACGAAGAGAACGGTGTCATCGCCAACCCGCATGTGCCGACGATGCGGATCGCGATGCCGATCTTCGCGCCCGGCGGCAAGCCGTTCGGCATCGTCATCGCCACCGCCGATATGCGGCCCGCGCTCGCCCGCGTCCGGGCGTCGGTCCGGCCTGGCGAAAGAGTCTACGTGGTCGATGCCCGGGGCAACTATCTCGTCCATCCCGACCGGGCGCGCGAATTCGGTTCGCAACTGGGTACGCCGACCGACTGGCGGAAGGACTTTCCGGATCTGGCGGCGTCGATCGGCGCCACGAAAGGTGTCGCACAGATCGTGCAAACGGAGGCCGGACGCCCCGGCGGCGAGGCTTTGGCGCCCGCCCTGCTGGCCGGCAGCGAGTGGACCGCGGTGATCGAATCGGTGCCGAATGCCGTCGTCATGGCGCCGGCGCAGGCGATCCAGAACAGCTCGATCACCGTCGGATTGATCGCCGTATTGTGTGCAACACTGTTGGCGTTGCTGATCGCGCGATCGCTGACCCGGCCGATCGTGCAGTTGACCAAGGCCGTCGAAGCCGCCGCCCGGAGCGGGACGGCGGTGATCCCGGTCGACGCGCGCGGCGAGACCGGCGTGCTTGCGCGCGCGTTTGCGCATGTGATGGGGGAAGCCAATGCCAAAACCATCGCGCTCGAGCGCGAGGTCGGGGAACACCGCCGCACCATAGCCGCGCGCGATCACCATGCGGAACGCGAGCGCCTGTTCAGCGCGGCGGTCGAATCGTCGAACGACGCCATCATTACCATGTCGCTCGACGGCACCATCACCGGCTGGAATTCGGCCGCCGGGCGTCTGTTTGGGTACTCCGCGGCGGAAGCCACCGGCCAGGGCATCGCGCTGCTCGTGCCCGACGACCGGTTGTCGGAGGTGCAGGATAGCCTGCGCCGCATCGGCTGGGGCGAGAGCATCGAGCAAAACGAGACGGTGCGGCTGCGGAAGGACGGCACCCCGATCGAGGTCTCGCTCAGCATTTCCCCGATCAAGGCGCCCTCGGGAGCGACGATCGGCATCTCCAAAGTGGCGCGCGACATCACCGACAGCAACAAGACCAGGCAGGTGCTGCGGCAACAGACCGAGGAACTTCGCCGCATCTTCGAGACCTCGCAGGACCTGATCCTGGTGATGGATGCCCGCGGATTTCTGGTCCAGATCAGCCCGAGCTGCGAAGCCATCCTGGGGTTTCGGCCCGAGGAAATGATCGGTCGCAGCGGCAGCGACTTCATCCACCCCGATCATCTCGAGAACTCCCGCGAGGAACTGCGCGCGGCGCGGCGCGGTTTGCGCTCGAAGATTTCCGATACCCGTTGCATGCACAAGGACGGACGCGCCGTATGGCTGTCATGGCTCGGGACCTGGTCCGAACCGGTCAAGCGGTTTTTCCTCGTCGGCCGCGACATGACCGAGAGCCGGCTGGCGCAGGAGACCTTGCGCGAAAGCGAGCAACTCGCACGCGGCATCATCAATTCCGCGCTCGATGCCTTCGTCCAGACCGACGAACGCGGCATCATCCGGGACTGGAATTCGCAAGCCGAGGTCATCTTCGGATGGCCACGGACGGACATGCTTGGCAAGAACGTTTTCAAGATGATCGCCCCGGATCCGAACCAGAGTCCGGTCCAGGCCGGCCTGGGCCACTTTCTGGAGTCCGGGCTCGAACAGGTTGCGAGACCCCGCCGCGAGGTCCAGGCCCGACGGCGCGACGGGACTGAATTCACCGCAGAGTTGAGCATCACGGCGTTGAAGACCCGCGACGGATTTGTGTTCAACTGCTTCATGCGCGACCTGACCGACAAGATCGCGGCCGAGGACAGGATCAGGCAGGCCGAAAAGATGGAAGCTGTCGGCCAGCTCACCGGCGGCATTGCGCATGACTTCAACAACATCCTGACGGTGATCACGGGGACGATCGAAATCCTGGCCGACGCGGTCAAAGGCGAGCCGCAACTGGCCGCGATCACGCGGATGATCGACGAGGCGGCGTCACGGGGCGCCGACCTCACCCAGCATCTGCTGGCTTTCGCTCGCAAGCAGCCGCTGGAACCGCGGGAGACCGACGTCAACACGCTGATCATCGACACCGCCAAATTGTTGCAGCGAACGCTCGGCGAGCACGTCGAAATCGAATCGGTGTTCGAGGACGAGGTTTGTCCGGCCCTGGTCGATCCCAATCAGCTCGCCACCGCCATCCTCAATCTCGCGCTCAATGCCCGCGACGCCATGCCGAATGGCGGCAAGCTGATCATCGAGACCGGGGGCGTCGTGCTCGACGAGAATTACGCCAGGACGCACGGCGACGTCCGGCCGGGCCGCTACGCCATGATCGCGGTCAGCGATACCGGGACCGGCATTCGGGCCGACCTGCTCGACAAGGTGTTCAATCCGTTCTTCACCTCGAAAGGTCCCGGCAAGGGCACCGGCCTCGGGCTGAGCATGGTGTACGGCTTCGTCAAGCAATCGGCTGGCCACATCATGATCTACAGCGAAGAGGGTCACGGGACGACGATCAAGATGTACCTGCCGCCGGCCACGGGGACGTTGCCGGCCGCCGAACCGACGCTGGCACCTGTCATGGAGGGCGGTCACGAAACGATCCTGGTCGTCGAAGACGACAAGCTGGTGCGTGACTATGTGCTGACCCAGCTGCATTCGCTGGGCTATGTCACGCTGGACGCGGCGAATGCGACGGAGGCGCTGGCGATCGCCAATGCCGGCCGCCCCTTCGACCTGCTCTTTACCGACGTGATCATGCCCGGCATCAACGGTCGCCAGCTCGCCAACGAGATATCGAGGATCAAGCCCGGGCTGAAGGTGCTGTTCACGTCGGGCTATACGGAAAACGCGATCATCCATCACGGCCGGCTCGACGAGGGCGTGCTGCTGCTCGCCAAGCCCTATCGCAAATCGGATATGGCGATCATGATCCGCAAAGCGCTCGCCGATTGA
- a CDS encoding hybrid sensor histidine kinase/response regulator, with product MDDLLREFLTETNESLDTVDNQLVRFEQDPTDAKILDNIFRLVHTIKGTCGFLGLPRLEALAHAGETLMGKFRDGMPVTAGAVTLILSSIDRIKEILAGLEATETEPEGTDEDLIEKLHEMAEGAAHAVAEVAAAPVPVVAAPPMAPAVAQGTPVTSVAGALVEQVLERPLRPGEVSLDDLERAFRETEIEVAPAAPALAPVAAPVAKAAEPEAAPGPRAKAKPLKKPVVAEADVQEADKIANQSIRVNVDTLEHLMTMVSELVLTRNQLLEISRRNEDTEFKVPLQRLSNVTAELQEGVMKTRMQPIGNAWQKLPRIVRDLSGELGKQIELEMHGADTELDRQVLDLIKDPLTHMVRNSADHGLETPAERLASGKPEQGTIRLSAYHEGGHIIICIADNGRGLNTERIKAKAIQNGLVSESDLEKMTEAQIHKFIFAPGFSTAAAVTSVSGRGVGMDVVRTNIDQIGGTIDIKSVAGEGSSVTIKIPLTLAIVSALIVEAAGDRFAIPQLSVVELVRARANSEHRIERIKDTAVLRLRNKLLPLMHLKKLLKIDDGSSSDPENGFIVVTQVGSQTFGIVVDGVFHTEEIVVKPMSTKLRHIDMFSGNTILGDGAVIMIIDPNGIAKALGAAGSASRELADEHAAAHASSGEQLTSLLVFRAGSNQPKAVPLGLVTRLEEIATDKIELSNGRYMVQYREQLMPLVQMDGVTVRTAGAQPILVFADDGRSMGLVVDEIIDIVEERLHIEVAGSQSGILGSAVIKGQATEVIDVGHFLPMAFADWFSRKEMRPSMSAQSVLLVDDSAFFRNMLAPVLKAAGYRVRVAPNAQEGLTALRSGQAFDVVLTDIEMPDMNGFEFAETIRADQHLSSMPIIALSSMVSPAAIERGRQAGFHDYVAKFDRPGLIAALKEQTAAAEIRQAA from the coding sequence ATGGACGATCTGTTGCGGGAGTTCCTGACCGAGACCAACGAGAGCCTGGATACGGTCGACAATCAGTTGGTGCGGTTCGAACAGGATCCGACCGACGCCAAGATCCTGGATAACATCTTCCGCCTGGTTCACACCATCAAGGGCACCTGCGGCTTCTTAGGGCTGCCGCGACTCGAAGCGCTGGCCCATGCCGGCGAGACCCTGATGGGCAAATTCCGCGACGGCATGCCGGTGACGGCCGGCGCGGTGACGCTGATCCTGTCCTCGATCGACCGCATCAAGGAAATCCTCGCCGGCCTCGAGGCCACCGAGACCGAGCCCGAGGGCACCGACGAAGACCTGATCGAGAAACTGCACGAGATGGCCGAAGGCGCCGCGCATGCGGTTGCCGAAGTTGCAGCCGCACCGGTACCCGTGGTCGCCGCCCCTCCGATGGCGCCTGCGGTCGCACAGGGCACGCCCGTGACCAGCGTAGCTGGCGCTTTGGTCGAGCAGGTGCTGGAACGCCCGTTGCGTCCCGGCGAAGTCTCGCTCGACGACCTCGAGCGCGCCTTCCGCGAGACCGAGATTGAAGTCGCGCCGGCCGCGCCCGCGCTTGCTCCTGTTGCTGCACCTGTCGCCAAGGCCGCCGAGCCGGAAGCCGCCCCCGGGCCGCGCGCGAAAGCCAAGCCGTTAAAGAAGCCGGTCGTCGCCGAGGCCGATGTCCAGGAAGCCGACAAGATCGCCAACCAGTCGATCCGCGTCAACGTCGACACGCTGGAACACCTGATGACCATGGTCTCCGAGCTGGTGCTGACCCGCAACCAGCTCCTGGAGATCTCCCGCCGCAACGAGGACACCGAGTTCAAGGTGCCGCTGCAGCGGCTCTCCAACGTCACCGCCGAACTGCAGGAAGGCGTCATGAAGACGCGGATGCAGCCGATCGGCAATGCCTGGCAGAAGCTGCCCCGCATCGTCCGCGACCTCTCCGGCGAACTCGGCAAGCAGATCGAACTGGAGATGCACGGCGCCGACACCGAACTCGACCGCCAGGTGCTCGACCTGATCAAGGATCCCTTGACCCACATGGTGCGCAACTCCGCCGACCACGGCCTGGAGACGCCGGCCGAGCGCTTGGCCAGCGGCAAGCCCGAGCAGGGCACCATCCGGCTCTCCGCCTACCATGAAGGCGGCCACATCATCATCTGCATCGCCGACAACGGCCGCGGCCTCAACACCGAGCGGATCAAGGCCAAGGCCATTCAGAACGGTCTGGTCTCGGAGTCCGATCTGGAGAAGATGACCGAAGCCCAGATCCACAAGTTCATCTTCGCGCCGGGCTTCTCGACCGCGGCCGCCGTCACCTCGGTCTCCGGCCGCGGCGTCGGCATGGACGTGGTGCGCACCAATATCGACCAGATCGGCGGCACCATCGACATCAAGTCGGTGGCCGGCGAAGGCTCCAGCGTCACCATCAAGATCCCGCTGACCCTGGCCATCGTCTCGGCCCTGATCGTGGAAGCCGCCGGCGACCGCTTTGCGATTCCGCAGCTGTCGGTGGTCGAGCTGGTGCGGGCCCGCGCCAACTCCGAACACCGCATCGAGCGCATCAAGGACACCGCGGTGCTCAGACTGCGCAACAAGCTGTTGCCGCTGATGCACCTGAAGAAGCTTTTGAAGATCGACGACGGCTCCTCGTCCGACCCCGAGAACGGTTTTATCGTGGTGACGCAGGTCGGCAGTCAAACGTTCGGCATCGTGGTCGACGGCGTGTTCCACACCGAAGAGATCGTGGTCAAGCCGATGTCGACCAAGCTGCGGCACATCGACATGTTCTCCGGCAACACCATTCTGGGGGACGGCGCGGTGATCATGATCATCGACCCCAACGGCATTGCCAAGGCGCTGGGTGCGGCCGGCTCCGCTTCCCGCGAGCTCGCCGACGAGCATGCCGCCGCGCACGCCTCCTCGGGCGAGCAGCTGACCTCGCTGTTGGTGTTCCGCGCCGGCTCGAACCAGCCCAAGGCGGTGCCGCTCGGGTTGGTGACCCGTCTGGAGGAGATCGCCACCGACAAGATCGAACTCAGTAACGGCCGCTACATGGTGCAGTACCGCGAGCAGTTGATGCCGCTGGTGCAGATGGACGGGGTCACGGTCCGGACCGCGGGCGCGCAGCCGATCCTGGTGTTCGCCGACGACGGCCGCTCGATGGGGCTGGTGGTCGACGAGATCATCGACATCGTCGAGGAGCGGCTGCACATCGAGGTGGCGGGCTCGCAGTCCGGCATCCTGGGTTCGGCCGTGATCAAGGGCCAGGCCACCGAAGTGATCGACGTCGGCCACTTCCTGCCGATGGCGTTCGCCGACTGGTTCTCGCGCAAGGAGATGCGGCCCTCGATGTCGGCGCAGTCGGTGCTGCTGGTCGACGATAGCGCGTTCTTCCGCAACATGCTGGCGCCGGTGCTGAAAGCCGCCGGCTACCGGGTCCGGGTCGCCCCCAACGCCCAGGAAGGCCTCACCGCGCTGCGCTCGGGCCAGGCCTTCGACGTGGTGCTGACCGACATCGAGATGCCCGACATGAACGGGTTCGAGTTTGCCGAGACCATCCGGGCCGACCAGCACCTGAGTTCGATGCCGATCATCGCACTGTCCTCGATGGTGTCGCCGGCGGCGATCGAGCGCGGCCGGCAGGCCGGCTTCCACGACTACGTCGCCAAGTTCGACCGTCCCGGCCTGATCGCGGCGCTGAAGGAACAGACCGCCGCGGCCGAGATCAGGCAGGCGGCTTAA
- a CDS encoding chemotaxis protein CheW, with translation MTTTKTDTIEGTVAEYVTAVIGGQLFGLPISRVQDVFMPERLTRVPLSSAEIAGVLNLRGRIVTVVDMRARLGLPKNEDGKPPMAVGVDLRGESYGLLIDQIGEVLRLADEGREDNPVNLDPRMAKLAGGVHRLDGQLMVVLDVDRVLEIVPKAALAA, from the coding sequence ATGACAACGACCAAGACCGACACCATCGAGGGCACCGTGGCCGAATACGTCACCGCCGTGATCGGCGGCCAGCTGTTCGGCCTGCCGATCTCCCGCGTCCAGGACGTGTTCATGCCGGAGCGGCTGACCCGGGTGCCGCTGTCGTCGGCGGAGATCGCCGGCGTGCTCAACCTGCGCGGCCGCATCGTCACCGTGGTCGACATGCGCGCCCGGCTCGGCCTGCCGAAGAACGAGGACGGCAAGCCGCCGATGGCGGTCGGCGTCGACCTGCGCGGCGAGTCCTACGGCCTTCTGATCGACCAGATCGGCGAGGTGCTCCGACTCGCCGACGAAGGCCGCGAGGACAACCCCGTCAACCTCGATCCCCGCATGGCCAAGCTCGCCGGCGGCGTCCACCGGCTCGACGGTCAGCTCATGGTCGTCCTCGACGTCGATCGCGTCCTCGAAATCGTGCCCAAAGCAGCCCTCGCAGCATAG
- a CDS encoding PleD family two-component system response regulator — MKTCLVVDDSSIVRKIARRILEEMSFQVLEAEDGVDALVICKRAMPEAILLDWNMPVIDGYQFLGHLRRMPGGETPKVVFCTTETSIDHISRAIDGGANEYIMKPFDKVIVAAKFQEVGLIELTEPTV; from the coding sequence ATGAAAACCTGTCTCGTCGTCGATGATTCCAGCATCGTACGCAAGATTGCGCGCCGCATCCTGGAAGAGATGTCTTTCCAGGTCCTCGAAGCCGAGGACGGTGTAGACGCGCTGGTGATCTGCAAGCGCGCCATGCCGGAAGCCATCCTGCTCGACTGGAACATGCCTGTGATCGACGGCTATCAGTTCCTCGGCCATCTGCGCCGCATGCCCGGCGGCGAAACGCCCAAGGTGGTGTTCTGCACCACCGAGACCAGCATCGACCACATCTCGCGCGCGATCGACGGCGGCGCCAACGAATACATCATGAAGCCGTTCGACAAAGTCATCGTTGCCGCGAAATTCCAGGAAGTCGGCTTGATCGAGTTGACGGAACCGACGGTCTAA
- a CDS encoding GntR family transcriptional regulator → MTPSHTVPRRAVPGSADRLDRDRQAAPQVFERLRGMIISLDLPPGSPLSRAALAAQFGVSSTPIRDALMRLEEEGLVEVFPQYATVVSRVDVRLAQQAHFLRQAVELEIVRGLAIHHDDTFITELNATVARQQQFAKAGDFERFMAADNEFHAQLYAATDKQDIWSLVRSRSGHIDRLRRMHLPSPGKAQDIVRHHRLIAKAIGAGEPDEAQKHLRTHLSGTLSELAAIRARYPEYLSN, encoded by the coding sequence ATGACCCCATCGCACACCGTCCCCCGACGCGCCGTTCCGGGTTCCGCCGATCGGCTCGACCGCGACCGTCAGGCGGCGCCGCAGGTCTTTGAGCGCCTGCGCGGCATGATCATTTCACTGGATCTGCCGCCGGGATCGCCGCTGTCGCGCGCCGCATTGGCCGCGCAATTCGGGGTCTCTTCGACGCCGATCCGCGACGCGCTGATGCGGCTCGAGGAGGAAGGGCTGGTCGAGGTGTTTCCGCAATATGCGACCGTGGTCAGCCGGGTCGACGTGCGGCTGGCGCAGCAGGCGCATTTCCTGCGGCAGGCAGTCGAACTCGAAATCGTGCGCGGGCTGGCGATCCACCATGACGACACGTTCATCACCGAGCTCAACGCGACCGTCGCGCGCCAGCAGCAATTCGCCAAAGCCGGCGATTTCGAACGTTTCATGGCCGCCGACAACGAATTCCACGCCCAGCTCTATGCGGCGACCGACAAGCAGGACATCTGGTCGCTGGTACGCAGCCGCAGCGGGCATATCGACCGTCTGCGGCGGATGCACCTGCCCTCGCCCGGCAAGGCGCAGGATATCGTGCGGCACCACAGGCTGATTGCAAAGGCCATCGGCGCCGGCGAACCCGACGAGGCGCAGAAGCATCTGCGCACCCATCTGTCGGGCACGCTCAGCGAACTCGCCGCGATCAGGGCGCGCTATCCGGAATATCTGAGCAACTGA
- a CDS encoding response regulator transcription factor, whose product MAEKALSRGEIFVVDDDPAVRDTLSMVLTAGGYQVICFADGAALLALARSRTPSCILLDVNIPGKSGLDILKELHGEDYPAPIFMISGQGDIAMAVSAIKNGALDFIEKPFRGSEIVARLDEAIEAYARRQAENAASRIATLHFPGREPLTRREREVLEQFTAGASNKEAGRQLGISPRTIEDHRANIMKKLGARNAADLVRIVMTTQRQA is encoded by the coding sequence ATGGCTGAAAAAGCCCTCTCCCGCGGGGAGATCTTCGTGGTCGACGACGATCCGGCGGTCCGCGACACCCTGTCGATGGTCCTGACGGCGGGCGGTTATCAGGTCATCTGTTTTGCAGACGGCGCCGCCCTGCTCGCGCTTGCGAGAAGCCGGACGCCATCCTGCATCCTGCTCGACGTCAACATCCCCGGTAAGTCCGGCCTCGACATTTTGAAGGAACTTCACGGCGAGGACTATCCGGCGCCAATCTTCATGATCTCCGGGCAAGGCGATATCGCGATGGCCGTCAGCGCCATCAAGAACGGCGCGCTGGACTTCATTGAAAAGCCGTTTCGCGGCAGCGAAATCGTCGCGAGACTGGACGAGGCGATCGAGGCATATGCCCGCCGACAGGCGGAAAACGCCGCCTCACGGATCGCGACGCTGCATTTTCCGGGACGCGAACCACTGACGCGACGCGAGCGCGAGGTGCTGGAGCAGTTCACCGCCGGTGCATCCAACAAGGAAGCAGGACGCCAGCTCGGGATCAGCCCGCGCACGATCGAGGATCACCGCGCCAATATCATGAAGAAGCTCGGGGCGCGGAACGCCGCCGATCTGGTCCGGATCGTGATGACCACCCAGCGTCAGGCCTGA
- a CDS encoding PilZ domain-containing protein translates to MSEDNKGTERVTFSRGYDVCIMAIDGTWRRDCQLNAISDNDAALTVEGSIQGLNLKEFFLLLSSTGLAYRRCELVRVNGTEMDIHFLRGKHGKKRSGAAKDDEKMN, encoded by the coding sequence ATGTCAGAAGACAACAAGGGAACCGAGCGCGTCACGTTCAGCCGGGGCTATGATGTCTGCATCATGGCCATCGACGGCACGTGGCGCCGCGATTGCCAGCTTAATGCGATCTCGGATAACGACGCGGCCTTGACCGTTGAAGGCTCGATCCAGGGCCTCAATCTCAAGGAGTTCTTCCTGTTGCTGTCGTCGACCGGTCTTGCCTACCGCCGATGCGAACTGGTTCGCGTCAACGGCACGGAAATGGACATTCATTTCCTGAGGGGCAAGCACGGCAAGAAGCGGTCGGGCGCTGCCAAGGACGACGAGAAGATGAACTGA
- a CDS encoding response regulator: MARILVVDDDVAVQSTVRLLLERAGHSVVTAGDGGKGLSLCETGDFDLLFLDIFMPGMDGFETMRMVRQRHPLMPIIVISGRPISTEPDSAPDFLTMATKLGAVSSLQKPFRPADLLVAVAGCLEAAGRSSPSSLPSGGVASCR, translated from the coding sequence TTGGCAAGAATACTGGTCGTGGATGACGATGTAGCGGTTCAGAGCACCGTCCGCCTGTTGCTGGAACGCGCCGGCCACAGCGTGGTCACGGCCGGCGACGGCGGCAAGGGACTTAGCTTGTGCGAGACCGGCGATTTCGATCTCCTGTTTCTCGACATCTTCATGCCGGGGATGGATGGATTCGAGACCATGCGGATGGTTCGCCAGCGCCATCCGCTGATGCCAATCATCGTCATCTCCGGCCGGCCGATTTCGACGGAGCCGGACTCCGCGCCTGACTTCCTCACCATGGCCACCAAGCTCGGGGCGGTCTCGAGCCTGCAAAAGCCGTTCAGGCCTGCCGACCTTCTGGTAGCGGTCGCCGGCTGCCTGGAAGCGGCCGGGCGATCCTCGCCGTCGTCCCTGCCATCCGGCGGTGTTGCCTCCTGCCGGTAA